Below is a window of Geovibrio ferrireducens DNA.
CTGCTGCGTCCAGCTGTCCGGCGTGTTCGAAGCGCCGTTCTCAAATGCTTGTGCCCCAACTGCAACGAAAAGCAGAAGACACGCAAGCATACAACTAACCGACAGGTAGCGCATACTTCCTCCTTTGTTAAAAATGTACAAATGAAATCCGGCAAAGACCTTCCGGATAAACCTACTGTAGTTCCTTGAAAAATTATCAGACAGAAAGTGAAATGAAAGTGAAACGGAATCAAATATTTGTGTGAAAATACTTTATTATAAAAAGAACATGTGCTCTTGACATATTTTTAGTATCAAGCATAAGCAGACAACCAAAAACATAAACAGTATTTATGGTTTCAGGAAATAATTAATTATTAATAAAGACAAACGAAAGGATATTGAACAGATATAAGGCGCTTAATCAGCAAAATAACATGAATTCAGATATTTAACAATGCCTGTCAGACGCAGTCTCCGCATAGTTATCGTCTATTTTGTATCCTCTGCCGCGTATGCAGTGCAGAAGCTGTTTTTCAAAGGGCTTATCAATGAGCTGCCTCAGCATATAAAAATGCGACTTCAGAGAGTTGCTCATGGGCGGCTGATCTTTCCATATATCAAACTCCAGTTCTTCTCTTGTGACGATTCCCGGATATTTTTCCATGAGACGAAGCAATATCCTGAAACAGGCATAAGGAAGAGTTATGCGCACACCGTCACGCTCTGCCAAACCGTTTTCAGGATCAAGCGTGAGATCAGCAACTCTGAAAACACTTGCAACACATTGCCTGTATCTCCGTGTCAGAGCCCTAAGCCTTAAAAGGAGCTCCTCAGGATCAAAGGGTTTTGTGAGATAATCGTCTGCTCCTGATTCAAACCCCTGAACCTTGTCACCAAGCATAACCCTTGCTGTAAGCATCAGAACAGGTATCTTGAGACGCATGTTCTGCCTTATCCTTTTGCAGATCTCAAATCCGTTTATGCCATGCAGATTAATATCAAGAATAACAGCGTCATAATTGTTCTCATGCAGAAGTTCCAGTGCAAAATCCCCGTCCATCGCATAGTCCAGACTGTTCCCGTGCCTTTCGAGGAAATCTATGATATTCTCTGAAATATCCGGATCATCCTCAACCAGCAGAAGTTTCATTCCTTCAGATCCCTGCATTCTATTTTCCATCAAATCACCCGCATCATTTGACAATATTAGTTCCATGTTAGTGAAACCTTAGTGAAGCGCTCATGTAAACAAACATTCACATACAGAAACTTTTCCCGGTTCTTCCTTAATCCGAAATTTTTTATCTATTTCACAAAGTCCAGAATTTCAGGGCACTCATATGCGGTATTCTCCGGCGGAATACCCTTAAGCTTTTTAATCCCCACAAGACAGGTATTTGCAGAAATAGCCTGCGCAAAACGTGATGTAGGACGATCTGAGG
It encodes the following:
- a CDS encoding response regulator transcription factor; this translates as MENRMQGSEGMKLLLVEDDPDISENIIDFLERHGNSLDYAMDGDFALELLHENNYDAVILDINLHGINGFEICKRIRQNMRLKIPVLMLTARVMLGDKVQGFESGADDYLTKPFDPEELLLRLRALTRRYRQCVASVFRVADLTLDPENGLAERDGVRITLPYACFRILLRLMEKYPGIVTREELEFDIWKDQPPMSNSLKSHFYMLRQLIDKPFEKQLLHCIRGRGYKIDDNYAETASDRHC